A stretch of DNA from Candidatus Polarisedimenticolia bacterium:
GGTCTTGAACTCCTTGTCCTTCCCGTGGACCACGTACATCGCCAGCAGGCCCTCCTTCTCCTCCTCCATGCAGACGATGAGCTTCTCGTAGTCCGGCCCTGCGGTCGCTTCCTTGTAGCCGGGCTCGTGGGCCCAGACCGCCTTCACGATGGCGTACGGCATCCAGTCTTCCTGGAAGACTACCTTCACCTTCCCTTCGACCTTCTCGACCCTGTACCTGGGGCTGAAGGTCCAGTCGTTCCAGGGGCGCTTGATCTCCTTGCGCATGGCCGCGAGGCGGTCGCGCATCATCTGATGATTGACATTGAAAAGATGCGCGGTCGTCATCCTGCGCACCGCCTCCCCCCGCTTCCCCGTCTTCCACAGGGCGTCCGCGAGGAACCAGTGGGCGGCATAGTCGGCGAAATTCCTGTCGATCGCCTTCTCGAACCAGGACATCGCCTCTTTGAGGTCCCCCTGGAAGTAGTGGATGTCTCCGATCAGCGTCAGCGCGTGGTGATACTCCGGGTCCATTTCGTGGACCTTGGTGTACAGCTTCAGCGCCTTTTCATAGTCCTTCTTCTCGAAGGCGTCCAGGCCTTCCTTCAGCACCCTGTTGCCGTCGGGGGAAAGCGGCAGCGTCGTGAGCGTGCTCGCGCCATCCGCCGACGACTTGAGGTAGGTGTAGTCCGACAGCACACGTCCCTTCTCCGTCGGTTGCGTCGCAATGTCCTTGTCGACATCGAGCTCGTAGACCACGGAAGACTTCTCGAGAATGTCGAAGATTTCGGCGGGCGTGTGCAGCTTCGACCTCTTCTCCGGCTTGGCCGGCTCGTCGAGGGCGATCGCGGGGTTGAAGCAGCAGGACACCAGGGCCAGCGCCACGGCCGTCGGGAGTTTCATGATGTCTCCTTCTCGCTCTTGGCAAGGATGCTACACGGCGGCCCCTCCGGGTCGCAAGGCCCGCGCGCCGCCCGGCGCTGAGCGGCGACCGCCCGCGGCGCGGCAACGGTGCCGCAGGCGCTATGATTCCCGTTCTCATGTCTTCGTACGACGCCATCATCGTGGGCGCCGGGGTGTCCGGCCTGGCGGCGGCCCGTCGGCTGCTCGCGGCGCGACGTCGCGTCCTGGTTCTCGAAGGGCGCGATCGCGTCGGCGGCCGCGCCTGCACCGACGCGACGACCTTCCGACGGCCCTGGGACCAAGGCTGCCACTGGCTGCACTCCCCGGACGAGAACCCGTTCACGCGCATCGCCGACGACCAGGGGTTCGTATACGCGCGCGAGGCGGCGTCCGGGGGGATCTACGTCGACGGCGCCAGGATGTCTCCGGCCGAGGAGCAGGCGGCCGTGGAGTTCCGCGAGCGCACCTTCGCCGCCGTCCGGCTCGCCGGCCGCGCAGGCGCCGGCGACGGGGCCGATCGGCCGGTCTCGGAGGTCATCGACCGGGCCCACCCCGCCGCGGCCTACGCGGCGCACGCCTTCACGGCCAAGATGGGGATCGAGCCCCGGCACGCCTCGACCCGGGACTTCGCCAATTACCGGTGGATCGGCGAGGACCGCCCGGTGCGCGACGGCTTCGGGGCGCTGGTGCGCCGCGTCTTCGCCAACGTGCCGGTGACCCTGGGCACGCGCGTGCGCCGCATCGCCCTGACCGGGGCGCGCCCGCGCGTCGAGTCGGACGCCGGCGCCGCCGAGGCGCCGCAGATCCTCGTCACCGTCTCGACCGGCGTCCTGCGGGCCGAGGCGATCGCCTTCGCGCCGCGCCTCCCCGACTGGAAGCTGCGGGCGATCGAGGCGCTCCCGATGGCCCGGGCGCTGAAGGTGGGGCTTGAATTCACCCGCGACGTGACCGGCCTCGAGGGCCCCGCCTTCCTGACGGCGATGACCGGGCACGGCGGCGACGCCATGGACGTCGAGATCTGGCCGCCCGGCTGGGACGGCGCGACCTGCTATCTCGACGGGGACCTGGCGCGCCGCCTCGAAGAGGCCGGCGGCCGCGCCGTCGAGGAGTTCGCCCTCGACACCCTCGCCGGCATCTTCGGGACGTCGGTCCGCGATGCGCTAAGGACCAGGGCGCGCACCGGCTGGAACCAGGACGACCTCACCCGCGGCACCTACTCGGCACCCCTCCCCGGCCACGCCGACGCCCGTGCCGCACTCGGCCGCCCCCTGGACGGCCGCCTCTTCTTCGCGGGCGAGGCGATCTCGATCGCCTGGGCGGGGGACGCGCACGGGGCCTACCAGAGCGGGACTGACGCCGCCGAGGCGATGCTGCGCTCGGGATAACCGGATTGGCTTGCGCCGTGCCTGCGAAGCCCCTGCCGCAGCTTGAACTGCCCCAGCGACACCCGGTCGATCGTGATCCCGATCACCAGCAGCAGGACGATCAGGGTGATCGCGGCGGCGTGGAGCCGCCGGTCCTTCGAGGCCGAGCACGAGGCGAAGGTCGCCACGGCGATCACCTGCAGGATGCGGAACGGCACGAAGAATGCCCGCAGCCCCATGATCGGCTCGAGGAACATTGCCCAGGCCGCGGCCACCGTCAGGATGCCGAAGAACAGCGGGCTGGTATCGAAGTAGTGCCGCTCGATGTCGATCCGGTTATCGATGAGCTCGGGAATGATGATGTGGCTGGCGATCACCAGCGCCCCGGGCCCTATCAGGACGTAGACGAAGATGGCGTACGTCCAGTCGGCCACCCCGCGCAGCGCCCAGAACGACCACCACATGTGCAGGTGCAGGACGATGAGCAGCAGCACCCACAGGCTGTGCAGCCAGTAGAGCCTGACCCGCCGCCGTATCTGCACCAGGTTCCCGATCCCCGCAAAGAGCTGCGTGAGCCCCAGCCCCAGGACGATCGAGACCATCACCGACAGGTAGCTGAAGCCGTCCATGTCCCCACCCTGGCCCTTCGCGATTGCCTACCTTCGCCCGACCGATTATCGCAGCATCCCGGAGCGGAAGTACCGCGTTCCCCTCCCTCCTGGACATACCGGGGATTCACCGGCTCGCAAATGCGGGGATCACCTGCTTGCGGCCGACAGGCTCGCGGCACATCGTTCGGCAGTTCAACGGGAGGGAATGCCGATGCGAGCGGAAAAGTCGGTCGTTGCGTCCGTTTGGGCGCGTGTCGCGCTCGTCCTCATCATGGCCGTTGCCGGGGGCTCGGAGCGGAGCGCCTTCGCAGCTACGGGAGATATCACCTGGTTGAACCGGATCGATCTCGGATGGGAAAAAACGTACGCCGGGCCGATCACCGCGGACCGGGGGAAGATCTTCGCGGCCGGGGCTGGGCCCTTCAGGTTCTCACCGTCCAGCGACGCCATGATCCATGTCGTGGGCTACGACAACCGAACCGGGCAGATCCTGTGGCACAACGTGTGTCTCGGAACCCACTGGGACGATCACGCCAAGGACATCACGGCACGCGGCGGCATGGTCTTCGTCGCCGGCATCGGCAACCTGAACACCGCCTATCCCGGGAAGGCCATCCTGGTCTGCGCCTTCGACGCCGATACAGGGGTGCGTGTCTGGGAGGACCGGCGCGACGGGGAGGGATCCACCCAGGCAATCGTCGCCCATGCCGGCCGTGTCTTCGTGAGCGGCGGATGGCCGACCCGTCCCGTCCTGCGAGCGTACGACGCCGAAACCGGCGTCGTCGCCTGGGAAGCCGAGGCCGGCGGCTCGATCTCTCCTTACTCCGATGTCGGTGGATCGATCGCGATTCACGGCAATCTGGTGTTCGCCATGGGGCGCGATGCCGCGGGCGGCCTCCATCTCCGCGCCTACGACGCCCAGACGGGGGCGCCCTCCTGGGAGACGGAGCCGCTCGGCGACACGGAATCGGCACGCTCCCTGCATGTCGCGGCCTCGGCGGGGGTCGTCTTCGCCGTGGTGACCGACGCCGCCGGACCCCGGATGAGCGGCTTCGATGCGGATACAGGGGCCCCTCTATGGCAGACCGACACCGGCGGCCCCGTCGCGGCGCTCGCCGCGGAAGGCGGTCGGGTCTTCGCATCCGGGGTGGGCTCCGGGCTCCGGGCCTACGCCGCCGCCAGCGGCGAGATCCTGTGGGATTCGCCCGGGGGAGGCATGAAGATCGCGGCCGGCGGCGGCACGGTCTCCGTCGTCGGGGGGAGCGTCCAATCGTTCGACGCGGCGAACGGAGAGCGCCTCATGCAGGCCGGGATCTCGGGGTCCATCGAAAACGGCGGCGGCATCGCCTGGAGCAGCGGCCGGGTCTTCACCAGCGGAACGACGTGGTCTCCCGTGTATTACACCCACACGGAATGGATCGTGGCGGGCTACGACGCGAAGTGATCGGCGGCCATCCGGCTCTTATCTGGATGCCCTGGACCAGCGACATCGGAGAAACCCCGGCCTCGCGTTCAGGTTTTTCCCCGCTTCGATCCAGCGGTTTCCCCGATTGCGGGCCTGTGCGTCCCGGCGCATTTTGGCGCCCGGCATTCTGAGGGCCGTTCCGTCAACCGGGGTTCGATACCAGGAGGAGACACACCATGCGGCGTCTCGCCATCGTCGTCCTCACGCTGTCCGCGCTCGCGTTCGTCCCAGTCGCCTCGGCCGACGTGGACTCCCCACAGGGGTACATCGTCGTGCTGAAGCCCGGCGCGGATCCCGCGCTGGTCGCCGCCGTGCACTCCGTGCGGCTCGGACTCCAGGTCGGCTTCGTCTACACGCAGGCGCTGCAGGGTTACTCGGCTCTCGTGCCCGCAGGCGCCCTCGACGCCCTGCGCAACGACGCGCGCGTGGCCTACGTCGAGCGCGACCAGACGATGCGGGCCGTCACCACGCAGCCCGGCGCGACGTGGGGCATCGACCGCACCGACCAGCGCGCGCTGCCGCTCTCCGGCACGTTCACGTACACCGCCACCGGGACGGGCGTGACCGCCTACGTGATCGACACGGGCATCCGGAAGACCCACGCCGAGTTCGGCGGGCGCGCCGTGCACGGCTTCGACGCCGTCACCGCCGGACTGAGCTCCGACGATTGCAACGGGCACGGCACGCACGTGTCCGGGACCATCGGCGGGGCGACCTACGGGATCGCCAAGGGCGTGCGGCTCGTCGCCGTGCGCGTGCTCAACTGCGCCGGCATCGGGCTCACCTCGGGCGTGATCGCCGGCGTCGACTGGGTCACGGGCAACCACGCCCCGGGCGCACCCGCGGTCGCGAACATGAGCCTCGGCGGCGGCCAGTCGGCGGCGCTCGACCAGGCCGTGCGCAACTCGATCGCCGACGGCGTCACCTACGCCGTCGCCGCCGGCAACGACACCGCGGACGCCTGCGCCGGCTCCCCGTCCGGCGTGACGCAGGCGATCACCGTCGGCGCGACCGACGCAGCCGACGGCAGGGCGAGCTTCTCGAACTTCGGCTCGTGCGTCGACTGGTTCGCCCCCGGCGTGAACATCACGTCGGCGTGGTGGCTGACGGACACCTCGACGAATATCATCAGCGGCACGTCGATGGCGACACCGCACACCGCCGGCGTGGCCGCTCTGTACCTCCAGGGAAACCCGGGGGCGACGGCGCAGCAGGTCCGCGACGCGCTGTTCAACCTGACGACCAAGGGCATCGTCACGAGCGCGCAGAGCGCCAACAATCATCTGCTGTTCACGAGCTTCTAGCGAGGCTTCACCGGGCGGGCCGGGTCTCCCTGACGCTGGGGCGCTCCACGACGCGCCCGGCCCAGGACTGGACCGCCGGGCCTGGAGTCACGTCCAGAGTCGGGAGGAACTGCAGGAACGGCGCGTAGCACACGTCCGCCAGCGTGAACCGGTCGCCGGCCAGATACTCCTTCCCCTGGATCTCCCCTTCCAGGATCGACAGGTGCTTCTCGATCTTCACCCTGGCCTTCTCCATCGGCTCGAGGTTCCAGCGCTCTCTCGGAAGGAACCGCTTGGGAACGAGGATGGTCCGGGCCGGCCCGGCGAACTCGAGGTCGCACAGCTTCATGTGCATCCCCACGCGCGCCCGGCCGCGCGGGTCCGGCGGCAGGAGCGGCGGCGAGGGCCTTGTGGCTTCGAGGTACTCCAGGATCGCCGTCGACTCGTACAGCACCCAGCCATCCTCGTCGATCGCCGGCACCCGTCCGTACGGGTTCTTCGACAGGTACTCCGGCTGGAACTGGGCGCGCGCCAGGAGGTCGACCTCGATCAGCTCGGCGGGAATGCGCTTCTCGAGCAGCGCGATGCGCACCCGCTGCGAGAAGGTGGACAGAGGGTGATGGTAGAGCCTGAGCATGGCCGGCCCTCCGGACGATTC
This window harbors:
- a CDS encoding tetratricopeptide repeat protein; translation: MKLPTAVALALVSCCFNPAIALDEPAKPEKRSKLHTPAEIFDILEKSSVVYELDVDKDIATQPTEKGRVLSDYTYLKSSADGASTLTTLPLSPDGNRVLKEGLDAFEKKDYEKALKLYTKVHEMDPEYHHALTLIGDIHYFQGDLKEAMSWFEKAIDRNFADYAAHWFLADALWKTGKRGEAVRRMTTAHLFNVNHQMMRDRLAAMRKEIKRPWNDWTFSPRYRVEKVEGKVKVVFQEDWMPYAIVKAVWAHEPGYKEATAGPDYEKLIVCMEEEKEGLLAMYVVHGKDKEFKTLRAIIDGGYISEMIDYEIMAGKAPEAIVLMPRDSFTRLVEYVDRFH
- a CDS encoding NAD(P)/FAD-dependent oxidoreductase — its product is MSSYDAIIVGAGVSGLAAARRLLAARRRVLVLEGRDRVGGRACTDATTFRRPWDQGCHWLHSPDENPFTRIADDQGFVYAREAASGGIYVDGARMSPAEEQAAVEFRERTFAAVRLAGRAGAGDGADRPVSEVIDRAHPAAAYAAHAFTAKMGIEPRHASTRDFANYRWIGEDRPVRDGFGALVRRVFANVPVTLGTRVRRIALTGARPRVESDAGAAEAPQILVTVSTGVLRAEAIAFAPRLPDWKLRAIEALPMARALKVGLEFTRDVTGLEGPAFLTAMTGHGGDAMDVEIWPPGWDGATCYLDGDLARRLEEAGGRAVEEFALDTLAGIFGTSVRDALRTRARTGWNQDDLTRGTYSAPLPGHADARAALGRPLDGRLFFAGEAISIAWAGDAHGAYQSGTDAAEAMLRSG
- a CDS encoding PQQ-binding-like beta-propeller repeat protein → MRAEKSVVASVWARVALVLIMAVAGGSERSAFAATGDITWLNRIDLGWEKTYAGPITADRGKIFAAGAGPFRFSPSSDAMIHVVGYDNRTGQILWHNVCLGTHWDDHAKDITARGGMVFVAGIGNLNTAYPGKAILVCAFDADTGVRVWEDRRDGEGSTQAIVAHAGRVFVSGGWPTRPVLRAYDAETGVVAWEAEAGGSISPYSDVGGSIAIHGNLVFAMGRDAAGGLHLRAYDAQTGAPSWETEPLGDTESARSLHVAASAGVVFAVVTDAAGPRMSGFDADTGAPLWQTDTGGPVAALAAEGGRVFASGVGSGLRAYAAASGEILWDSPGGGMKIAAGGGTVSVVGGSVQSFDAANGERLMQAGISGSIENGGGIAWSSGRVFTSGTTWSPVYYTHTEWIVAGYDAK
- a CDS encoding S8 family peptidase, coding for MRRLAIVVLTLSALAFVPVASADVDSPQGYIVVLKPGADPALVAAVHSVRLGLQVGFVYTQALQGYSALVPAGALDALRNDARVAYVERDQTMRAVTTQPGATWGIDRTDQRALPLSGTFTYTATGTGVTAYVIDTGIRKTHAEFGGRAVHGFDAVTAGLSSDDCNGHGTHVSGTIGGATYGIAKGVRLVAVRVLNCAGIGLTSGVIAGVDWVTGNHAPGAPAVANMSLGGGQSAALDQAVRNSIADGVTYAVAAGNDTADACAGSPSGVTQAITVGATDAADGRASFSNFGSCVDWFAPGVNITSAWWLTDTSTNIISGTSMATPHTAGVAALYLQGNPGATAQQVRDALFNLTTKGIVTSAQSANNHLLFTSF
- a CDS encoding glutathione S-transferase family protein, coding for MLRLYHHPLSTFSQRVRIALLEKRIPAELIEVDLLARAQFQPEYLSKNPYGRVPAIDEDGWVLYESTAILEYLEATRPSPPLLPPDPRGRARVGMHMKLCDLEFAGPARTILVPKRFLPRERWNLEPMEKARVKIEKHLSILEGEIQGKEYLAGDRFTLADVCYAPFLQFLPTLDVTPGPAVQSWAGRVVERPSVRETRPAR